Genomic DNA from Pseudomonas fluorescens:
CCCAGGAGATCAGCGCGCGTTTTCGGCCTGATCCTGCGAAGCCTACAGAGAACAAGTTCACCAATACCACGCCGGTGAGTGGGTATTGCGCCTCACACCCAAGGGAATGCGAAATCGCGGGTATGTTCAGTATCCGCATGCCCATCGTCTTCAATTCGTCCGGTCCAATCCAGGCCAATCACACCGATAGCCGACAAGGCGCCATGTTCAAGGTGCCCGCGAATTGGCGTCCGGTCACCGTGGTCAATTTGGACACTGGCGAAAGTGAGATGGTTGAAGTCCGCGTGTCCGGTATCGGTTCGAAGTATCGACTCAGCGTTAATCCCATCGAGTTGGTGGGGGGCGGCGTGGATCTTGTCACGGCACATTTCCGATTATGGGGGGGCAGTTGGGTGTATGCGCCTTCACCCTGCCTTTACAGCGGGGTTGGCACTTACAGCTGGAACGAGTACGCCTTTTTCTGGAAAACGCCGCAAGAACGTGCCTGTACTAAACAAGCCAAATACCAAGTGCCGGACTTTAGATACAACTATCTGGATTTTGCCTACGAATTGCGCACCCCCAACCCATTGAATATGTCGGCCGGACACTACACGGGAACGTTGAACTATACCGTCGGGCCAGGCCAAGACTTCGACCTGGGCGATGTCATGCTCCCGAACGATTCGTTAATCACGCTCAACTTCAATCTCGACGTCCAACACACCCTCAAAGTCGAAGTGCCTCCTGGTGGCAATAAGGTCGTGCTCGAGCCCCAGGGCGGTTGGCAGGCCTGGCTGAACCAGGGGCAAAAACCGACGCGGTTGTTCCGTGACCAGACCTTCCACATCTCGGCTTCATCACGTTTCAAGATGCGTATGGAATGCCAGTTCGCCGATACGGCCAACAACACCTGCCTGCTCTGGGCGCCCAGTTCCGGCCAGATGGTCCCGGTGAACGTCAGCGTGAGCCTGCCTGACGGCCTGATGGACGCCGCCGGCCAACCGGTCAACCGCCGACGGCTGTATCGGGATGGCAGTGGGACGGAGTTGTTCCAGCCGGAGCACTACGTCGACCGCAAGCCCGGCACCCTGCATTTCGAAGTGGGCCGTAGCCAGGTGGAGGAAATGCTGGCCGGTGAGGCCAAGCATTACAGTGGCGATGTGACGGTGATCTGGGATTCGGAGGTCTAGGCTATTTCGTATCGCAGCCCAGACGCATCAGGCGGATCACTACCCCTGTGGCGAGGGAGCTTGCTCCCGCTGGGCTGCGAAGCGGCCCCAATGCAGGCAACTCGATTATCCAGGCATACCGGGGTTGCAGTTGGGGGCTGCTACGCAGCCCAGCGGGAGCAAGCGCCCTCGCCACATGTGTCTGCCCCCACACTGCTGTAACTCATTGCCGTGCCACCAGCGGCTTGCACTGGGTATGACTGCCCGGCTGCAAGTAGGGCGATAGAAACGGCGCCATGCCCTTGAGCACTTGCACCGGCAGGGCCGAGGTGAATTTGAAGTTCTGTGCCGAGGCCCCCGGGACAAAGGCGGTGAGTGTGCCGAAATGGCTGTCGCCGATGTAGAACACAAAAGTGGCGGTGCGGTTGATCGATTTGGAGCTGATCACCCGCCCACCCGAGCCGATGGCTTCGATGCGGTTGTCGCCGGTGCCGGTCTTGCCGCCCATGGCCAGCGGTGTGCCGTCGGCCAGTTTGAAACTGCCGGCCACGCGTTTCGCGGTGCCGGCATCCACCACCTGGGACAGCGCGCCGCGCAGGGCCCGGGCCACTTCCACCGGCATCACGCGCTTGCCGTTATCCGGGTTGCTCACCAGCCGCGTCTCGTAAGGCGTATCGACGGCGAAATCCAGGCTGTCGACGCGCAACGCCGGTTGGCGGATGCCGTCGTTGAGAATGGTGCCCACCAGCTCGGCAAGGGCGGCAGGGCGGTCGCCGGAGCTGCCGATGGCGGTGGCCAGCGACGGCACCAGGTGATCGAACGGGTAGCCGACTTTCTGCCAGCGCTGGTGAATATCCAGGAAGGCTTCGATCTCCAGCATGGTGCGGATGCGGCTGTCGCGGGCGCTCTTGTGCCGGCTCTTGAACAGCCAGCTGTAGACTTCCTGGCGCTCGAACTCGCTGGCCTTGACGATCTGGCTGAACTTGGCGTCGGGGTTATTCAGCAGGTAGCCCATCAACCATAAATCCAGTGGATGGACCTTGGCGATGAAACCCTGGTCCGGCAGGTCATAGGCACCGGGGCCGTAGCTCTGGTAGAGCCGTTCCAGGCGTTCGTCGGTGAGCTTCTCGGGGTTCTTGACCGACTTGAGGTGCGAGCGCACGAACAGGTTGAAGCTTTCCTGGCTGTCGCCAGGAAAGAAGTAGCGGTGCACCGCCGCCAGGCGGATCGCCGTGGGACGCATGCCGTCGAGGAAGGTTTCCAGGCGTTGGCTGGTGTCCTTTTTCTGATACTTCTTCCAGAACCTGAGCAGGAACGAAGTGCCTTCGCGGTCGGCGAACTGGGCCAGGTATTCCTGGCGGCGCGGGTCCTTATCGTCCTTGAGCAGCTCGGAACTGTTATTGGGGCCGGCATAGGTGGCGTAGCGCACCAGGTCGCGCATCAGGCGAATGAACGGCAGGTTGATCGACTCGCGCAGGGCGTCGCGCAGGGTCGGGTTGCGGCCGTTGTCCTCGTTGCGGAAGTTGTGGAAGGTGTGCAGGCCGCCACCGGTGAAAAACGCCTCGCCGGGGCTGGCGGAATAGGTGCGGTCCAGGGCCGCCTCCAACATCTTCGGCAGGCTGCGGTCGGTGTTCTGGATCAAATAGTCGACGGCCCAGCGCGAGAGGCGATCCTGTTCGGCGATATCGGCCTTCTTCAACGCCGCCGGGGTCTGCTCGGCATACCGCTCGTGCAGCTCGGCGATGATCTGCAGGTACGTGGTGAGGACTCGCAACTTGGCGGTGGAGCCCAGTTCCAGTTTGCTGCCTTCATTGATGTCGAAGGGTTGGTCGGTACTGTCGGTTTGCACCCGTACCCGCGAGCCGTCGGGGGTCAGTTCCAGCAGGGTGAAGCTGTAGCGCACCTGGGTGGTGCTGGTGGGGGTCAGCAAGCGTTCGCCCATCAGGCCGATCTCGGCAGCGAACGCCGGGTCGGCCAAGCGCTTGAGGTACTCGGTGGCCTGGGCCTGCAAGTCGCTTTGCAAGGTGCTGGTGGCGGAGAGGTCCAGGCGATCGAGGTCGTACAGCGGGCGATTGAGCAGCGTGGCAAGGCGACTGCGGGCGGCGCTGATGCCTTTGTTGGTTTCGTTGGGTTGCACGGTCGGGTCCTGGACCCAGTCGCGATAGCTGACCTGGCTCGCCAGGGCCGCCTCCGACAGTGCCGCATCGATCACGCCGTTCTGCGCCAACAGCCGGATATGGCTGTCGGTCAGGCGCGCCAGCTCTTCGTGCCCCTTGGATAGGTAATGGGACGGGCGGCGCTGGGCGATCATCAACGACAGCATTTCCCGCAGGGCCAGGCCTTTTTCCGCCAGACTCTTGGGGTCGTTGGCGGCACTGGACAGGCGTTCATTGGCCCGCTTGAAATCGGCGCCGTACCAAACCCGCAAGCCCTCCGCCATGCCGTGGACTTCACCGTGCCCCGGCACGGCCGAGAGCGGTACGCTGTTGAGGTAGTCGCGGATGATCCGCTGCCGCGCCTCGAGGGTTTGCGGGCCGGCCTGATAGGCCCGTACGCTGGCGGAAATCATCTGGCGGATTTTCTCCCCGCCCGACACGGTTAGGCCCTCGGGGGAGTGACGGTATTTTTCCAGCTGCGTCGCCAACGTGCTGCCGCCGGCGGATTGCCCCGGCAGGCTCAACAGCTTGGCGACTTGCGACCAGGCCGCCATGGCGAAACGCGGCCAGTCCACCGCCGGGTTGGCCAAGGGCTGCTTGGGGTCGAGCAGGAAACGGTTCTCGATGAACAACAGGCTTTGCACCACTACCGGTGGGATCGCATCGAAATTGGCGTACAACTGCTGCGGATACTTGAACTGATACACCGGCGCGGCGCGGCAGTCAGTGATGGTCAGCCCGGCCTGGATTTTTTCGGCGTAGGGCACGAACAGGCCTTTTTCGACGTAATCCATCAAGGCCGGTGAGAAACGGGCCTGGGCCTGGATAACGTAGTCGCGCTTGAGCAACCGCGGTAAAAACTCCCCCAGCGAGCTGTAGCCCAACCGCCGATCGAACGGGCCTGCACCCGGGTAGATGATGGCATCGCTGGGCCCTGGTTGCACCGAATAGCTCAGCGACGCGGCGTACTTGCTGATTTCTTGGGCCTGGAAGCGCGAGGTGCGCATTTCCTTGGCCACCGCCAGGCCGACCACCACGACGATAATCAGCAACAACAACCAGAACGCCCGCCAGCCATGACGGGCGCGGCGTTTTTTTTGAGGTAAAGGCGCTTCTTCCATACGTTCAGTCGGGACCACAGGTTCATTCGAATCGGTTTGCCACAAAGCGCCCATAGTCGACTGATCCATTCACGCAGATTGATCGGACTTGCTTGAAGCTTAGACGGTGGTTGGCGTGGGGGGAGGGGAAATTGTGGGCTGACGTCATTGCCGAGCTGACTGACTGATCAACTGGCTGACGGCTCTTGTGGCGAGGGAGCTTGCTCCCGCTCGGCTGCGCAGCAGACGCCACTGTCGCCGGGCTGGAACATCTTCAGTGGTTGGGAAAAACGGGGGCGGCTGCGCCACCCAGCGGGAGCAAGCTCCCTCGCCACAGGTGCTCGGTGGCTTCAAGAGTGGGGGCGTCAGCCTTGGCTCAACAAACGATCAGATCCATGCAGTATCCCAATGCGGGTAGTCGCCAATATGCTCCACCAGCCCAGCGCGAATAGGATTGGCGGTGATGTAGTCGGCAGCGGGGCGAAGGGATTGGTTGTCGCGAATCGCGCAGTCGTGGAAGCCGCTTTGCCAAAAGGCGCCGGTTCTGTTCATGGCTCGATTGATTGTAAGGGTGCTGCGGGATTTGATCGTCTGCATGACCCGAGAGAGTTGGGCTCGTTCCAGTTGCACCAACCAATGCAGATGGTCCGGCATCACAACCCAGGCGAGCGAATTGACCTGGCCTTGCTCATGAGCCAGACGCATTTCTGCAATCAATAAGCGACCCAGTCGCAAGTCCTTGAAGATAGGCATGCGTTGATGAACGACCGCAGTGACGAGATAACCTCGTCCACGTTCCGAAAAGCGTCCATGACGCAGGCGATGAGAGTTTGGACGTTGAGGACGCATTCCTTGGCTTCCTGTGGTTGGGGTGTCCACTTATCGTAGTTTCGCCCACGATAATCCGACGCGCTGATGACCGAACGACTTTTCTGAAAACGATGTAGTACCCCGTGGCGAGGGAGCTTGCTCCCGCTCGGCTGCGCAGCAGACGCAACGGTGGCACGGCTGAGGCGTCTGCTTTGAGATGAAAAAGCGGGGGCGGCTGCGCCACCCAGCGGGAGCAAGCTCCCTCGCCACGGTGGGGCGGTGGTGTCTGTAAGACCTGTGCTAGAGCCATCCAGCCATGCCCAGGCATGACGCTGCACCCTCCCTGTGCAATACTCGGCGGCGCTTTCGGAAAGGTCTGTCGTCCAGATAATGCATCTCCGAAAACAGGGTCTCTACTGAGGTTTCTCCCTGAATTTCCCCGGTTTTACAGTGAATCTCTCTATCCCTGGCTTTTTATACTGCACGGCCCGCTGATCCTGAGGGCGCTGTTCACAGGACGGTCTGTCCACGAAACAGACCGGTTTCGGCAAAGTGGCAGGTTCATCGACCTGCGGCTTTGGAGACTCGGTGGTCAATCCAATAACAAGACGAGGTTGTATCCCTATGGCTGTCGGCAATCATCTGCCCCATGGCGAGACCGCTCAGGGTGGTCCGCTCAAACGTGAGCTCGGTGAGCGGCACATCCGCCTGATGGCGCTTGGCGCCTGCATCGGCGTCGGGCTGTTTCTCGGCTCGGCCAAGGCCATTGAAATGGCCGGCCCGGCGATCATGCTGTCCTACATCATTGGCGGCCTGGCGATCCTGGTGATCATGCGCGCCCTCGGCGAGATGGCCGTGCACAACCCGGTGGCCGGCTCGTTCAGCCGTTATGCCCAGGACTACCTCGGCCCGCTGGCCGGTTTCCTGACCGGTTGGAACTACTGGTTCCTGTGGCTGGTGACCTGCGTGGCGGAGATCACCGCGGTGGCGGTGTACATGGGCATCTGGTTTCCCGATGTGCCCCGCTGGATCTGGGCCCTGGCCGCCTTGGTCAGCATGGGCTCGATCAACCTGATCGCGGTCAAGGCCTTCGGTGAGTTCGAATTCTGGTTCGCCCTGATCAAGATCGTCACCATCATCGCCATGGTCATCGGCGGCGTCGGCATCATCGCCTTCGGGTTCGGCAACGATGGCGTGGCCTTGGGCATTTCCAACCTCTGGACCCACGGCGGTTTCATGCCCAACGGCGTGCAGGGTGTGTTGATGTCCCTGCAAATGGTGATGTTCGCCTACTTGGGCGTGGAGATGATTGGCCTGACCGCCGGCGAAGCGAAGAACCCACAGAAAACCATCCCCAACGCCATCGGCTCGGTGTTCTGGCGGATCCTGCTGTTCTACGTCGGCGCGTTGTTCGTGATCCTGTCGATCTACCCGTGGAACGAGATCGGCACCCAGGGCAGCCCGTTCGTGATGACCTTCGAGCGCCTGGGCATCAAGACCGCCGCCGGCATCATCAACTTCGTGGTGATCACCGCCGCGCTGTCGTCCTGTAACGGCGGCATCTTCAGCACCGGGCGGATGCTCTACAGCCTGGCGCAGAATGGCCAGGCCCCGGCCGGTTTTGCCACCACTTCGGCCAACGGCGTGCCGCGCCGTGCCTTGCTGTTGTCCATCGCCGCGTTGCTGCTGGGCGTGCTGCTCAATTACCTGGTGCCGGAAAAGGTCTTCGTCTGGGTGACCTCCATCGCCACCTTCGGCGCGATCTGGACCTGGGTGATGATCCTGCTGGCCCAGCTCAAATTCCGCAAAAGCTTGAGTGCTTCGGAGCGTGCGGCCTTGAAGTACCGGATGTGGCTGTACCCGGTCAGCTCGTACCTGGCGTTGGCATTTTTGGTGCTGGTGGTGGGGCTGATGGCGTACTTCCCTGATACACGGGTGGCGTTGTATGTCGGTCCGGCGTTCCTGGTGTTGTTGACGGTGTTGTTTTATGTATTCAAGTTGCAGCCGACGGGCGAAACCCACGGCTCGGTGCGGTCAGTGTCGTAAATTAACCGCGATATAAAAGAAAGCCCCGGTCAGTGACTGGGGCTTTTTCATTGAGCTGTGATTGACCGTCCGTCGAAGACTGTAGCTGACCTGTAAGTTCTGACAGTAGACCCGCATCGGACCGCAGTCTAGCTTGGAAGCTTGCCAACAGGGAATGGCAAGGCACCAAGATGAAAGATCTATCTGCACTGTTGGCGATTGCACGAGTAACCTATGCGAATAACGAAGGTACTTAGCAAAAAAGAGGTGCTATTGTTTTTTACGGTAGCTTCTTTTGTGTACGTATACCCTATTGTTCATGCCGATTACGCCTATGTAGACGATAGTTGGCGGGAAATATTGGCGATCGATGACTGGTGGAGAATTCACGGCAGAGTGCTGGCTGAAGTGGTTACGAAGCTTATGGCGTTTAACAATGCAACCATTAATATTTTCCCGCTTCCATTGTTAATTGCTACTTTTGCATTTGCATGTGCGATGACTAGGCTGACGTTATGGTATTTTCCTCGCCCCGAGTGGACAGCGTGTCTCGTGGTGCTCCCACTGCTCTGTAATCCTTTTTTTTTAGGTAACATTAGTTTTCAATATGATGGGCCGGGTATGATGTTAGCAGTTGTGGCTGCTGTTTTTTCTATAACCTGTCATGTTCGCAATAGTTACCTGCGCGGGTGCGTGTCGGCTATTTTAATAGCGGTGCTGCTAAGTATTTATCAATTGGTGATTACAGTTTTTATTGGGTTGTGCTGTATGGAGTGTTTGTGGAATGTTAGAAATGGAAAGCCGGCGCAGGAAGTGTTGAGAGAAATTGGGTTGCGTGGTTTACAGCTTTTTTTTGGGGGGGGTTTTTATTATTTTACCGCTTTCAAACTGACGAGCGATAGGCGCGGTTCGCTGGCAGAGTTCGATTCGCACTGGCTTGGAGAGGTCGTTAGAAAGTTTAAGTTCTCTATGGAAAAAGTGTTCGAGTTGATCAACGCCGGAAATGGATTTTTTTCTATTTTAATGGTGATCGTAGCCGGCGTGGGATATGTCCTAGTCATTAAGAATGTTTTAGCACTGGCCGGTGGTAGGGGCGAAAAAATTTTAGTTTTAGGGGCCTGTCTATGCGTACCGCCTGTGCTGATAGTTTGTGTCCCCGGTCCGATGTTATTCGTGCTGGATCCTAATTTGGAAGCGCGGAACTATCTGGGGTTTTCTGTAGTATTGTTTTTTTTGCTGCTGATGAGTCGTGAAGTTTTGGGGCGTGCTGGGTTGCGAATGCTTTTGGTGATACCAGTTTTGGCGATGTATTCGTTTAGTTACGGCTATGGGCAAGTTCTTATCGCAAAAAAAGAGCTTGAGACGGCCATGGCAATGTTTATAGCTTATGACATTATTGCAACAAAAGAATTTCTCAATTCCCCTGTGCTTTATTATATTGAGCCCCCTATTAATGGGAAGTGGTTGCCCAAAGCGCAGGGTGCCATAAATTATATGCCGGCGTTGCGCTACCTTTTGAGCAGCTCCAGTATGGTGCTCCGCCCAAATACTTTACCTCAGTACGGTATTAATAATGTGGTTTCAGAGGGGCGCGCCGCTTTTGATGCGGCGACGGCTGAGGGCAAGACTTATAGGCGGGTGGTAGACAGGAAGTTCTATTCATTTTATGTCACTGAGTCAGGTGATTTTATTGTCATGAAAGATTTAACAGGTTCCGAAGGGTACATTAGGGGATGGTGGCGATAGTTACGCCGCCACTATTTTCTCCGGCTCAAAACTATCCGCCCGAGCCATCTGCCACATCCGCGAATAAAACGCCCCATTCACCTCACCCGTCAGCAATTCCCCCGGCTTCAAAAACACATGCAACTGCGAAAACAGCTTGATCTCAGTCGCTGACATCCGCCGAACCAAATGCTTGGGCTGCAACTGCGAAGGATGCTCAAGCCCGGCAGCGGCGAGCATTTCGGCCAGGGCCTTGAGGGTGTTGCGGTGGAAGTTGTAGACCCGCTGGGCCTTGTCCGGGACGACCAGGGCGCGCTGGCGCAGGGTGTCTTGGGTGGCGACGCCGGTGGGGCATTTGTTGGTGTGGCAGCTTTGGGATTGGATGCAGCCGATGGCGAACATGAAGCCGCGCGCGGCGTTGGCCCAGTCGGCGCCGATGGCCAGGACGCTGGCGATGTCGAAGGCGCTGACGATCTTGCCGCTGGCGCCGAGCTTGATCTTGTCCCGCAGGTTCAGGCCCACCAGGGTGTTGTGCACGAACAGCAGGCCCTCGCGCAGCGGCACGCCGATGTGGTCGGTGAATTCCACTGGCGCCGCGCCCGTGCCGCCTTCCTTGCCGTCGACCACGATGAAATCGGGGAGGATTCCGGTTTCCAGCATGGCCTTGGCGATGCCCATGAATTCCCAGGGATGGCCCAGGCAGAATTTGAAGCCCACCGGTTTGCCACCGGACAGTTCGCGCAGTTGCTGGACGAACTGCATCAGTTCGATCGGCGTGGAAAACGCGCTGTGGCGTGACGGCGAAACACAATCCTCGCCCATGAGGATGCCCCGGGTCTCGGCGATTTCCCGGGTGACCTTGTGCTTGGGCAGGATCCCGCCATGGCCGGGTTTGGCGCCCTGGCTCATCTTGATTTCAATCATCCGCACTTGCGGGTTCTGCGCCTGGGCGGCGAAGCGCTCCGGGTCGAAGCGCCCGTCGCTGGTGCGGCAGCCGAAATAACCGCTGCCCAGTTCCCAGGTCAGGTCGCCGCCGTGTTCGCGGTGGTAGGGGCTGATGCTGCCTTCACCGGTGTCGTGGGCGAAGTTGCCCAACTTGGCGCCTTGGTTCAACGCCCGGATCGCATTGGCGCTCAGGGAGCCGAAACTCATCGCCGAGATGTTGAACACTGATGCTGAGTACGGCTGGGTGCACTGCGGGCCACCGACCGTCACGCGAAAACCGCTGGGATCGCTCAACGGTGCCGGACGCATGGAATGGCCGATGAATTCGAAGCCGGTCTGGTAGACGTCGATCAGGGTGCCGAAGGGTTTGTCGGCGCTTTCGTTCTTGGCCCGGGAGTACACCAGCGAACGTTGGGCCCGGGAGAAGGGCAGGGCCTCGCTGTCGGATTCGAGCAGGTACTGGCGGATTTCCGGTCGGATGCCTTCGACCAGGTAGCGGATGTTGCCCAGGATCGGATAGTTGCGCCGCACCGCATGGCGGCTTTGCAGCAGGTCGAACAGCCCCAGCAGGCTTAACAGCCCCGTCACCAATGCCATCGGCCAGAGCCAGTCGTGTTGCAGGAACGGCAGGCTGACGAGGGTGAAGATGACACAGCCGGCGAAGAAGGCGTAACGGCTCAGCAGCGACAGGCTCATGCGGTTTCCTTGGGGGGCGATTTGGCGAGACATTAGCTTGGAATACAGGCCGTGGCGAGGGAGCTTGCTCCCGCTGGGCTGCGAAGCGGCCCCAATTGGATCACTGCGATCATTCAGGTAGACCGCGTCAGGCGTTTTGCGACGGCTGCGCCGCCGAGCGGGAGCAAGCTCCCTCGCCACAAGAGCCTGCTCGCTGCTGTTAGGCGATACAGTTGCTCAGCCCGCCTGCTTCATCTGCCGCAACGGTAATTCCACGCGGAAGGTGGTGCCGACGCCGACTTCGCTGCGTACCGTGATTTCGCCGTGGTGTTTTTTCACGATGCCGTAGGACAACGACAGCCCGAGCCCTGTGCCCTGGCCGATGGGTTTGGTGGTGAAGAACGGGTCGAAGATTTTCTGCAGGGTATCGGGGGGGATGCCCGAGCCGTTGTCGGCGACTTCGATCCATACGGTTTCTTCACCAACGCCGTTGCGCAGGGTGATGGTGCCGCGCTCGGGGCCGATGGCCTGGGCGGCGTTGACGATCAGGTTCATGATCACCTGGTTGATCTGCGACGGCAGGCATTCCACTTCCGGCAACGGCGTGTACTCCTTGACCACGTCGGCCTTGTATTTGATTTCATTGGCGACGATGTTCAACGTCGAATCCATGCCGTGCTGCAAATTGGCCATCTGCCATTCCTGGCTGGAATCGACGCGAGAGAAATCCTTCAGGTCCTTGACGATCTGCCCGACCCGGCCAATGCCATCCTTGGACTCCTTGATCAGCAGGGGAATGTCCTCGACGAGAAAGTCCAGCTCCACCTGTTCGCGCAGCTTGCGCAATTGCACCACCAGCTCCGGCGAGGCGATGGCCCCCTCGGCGCTGCCGTAGGCGCTGAGCATTTCCTGGAGTTTGCCGAAGTAGCCGTCCAATGCACCCAGGTTGGAAGAAATGAAACCGATCGGGTTGTTGATTTCGTGGGCCACCCCAGCCGCCAACTGTCCCAGCGAGGCGAGCTTTTCCGATTGCACCAGTTGGGTTTCCAGCATCTTGCGTTCGTCGATTTCCATTTGCAGCAGCTCGCTGGCCTGTTTGAACGCCTGGGTGCGTTGTTCCACCAGGTCTTCGAGCTTGTTCATTTTCAGTTGCGCGCGGGAGGTCATTTCCCATTTGGTGGTCAGGGTGTTGGCCATCTGCTGGACTTCGATGTTGTCGAACGGCTTTTTCAGGATCAGCAAACGGTCGTGGCCGTTCAGACGGTCGAGCAGTTCATCCCAGGAATAATCCGAATAGGCGGTGCAGACCACCACTTGCAACTGCGGGTCGCGCTTCCAGAGTTCTTCGATGGTCTTGGCGCCATCCCAGCCTTCGGGCATGCGCATGTCGACAAAGGCCAGGGCATAAGGACGCCCTTTTGCCGCTGCCTCCAGCAACTTGTTCAGGCCTTCCATCCCGCCATAGGCCGAGTCGAGTTCGAACACGGTGGCAGCAGGTTTGGGTGCTTCGCCGAACAGCGCGCTTTCCATGTCCAGCAAGTCAGCGTTGCTGTCATCCTCCGGGGTGAGGATCTTGCGGAAATCTTCATGAATGGCGGGTGTATCGTCGATCAACAGGATGCGGCGGTTACTCATGCTATTCATGGCTCACCTTCTGCAAGTTTCAGGGGCAGTTGCAGTTGGAACGTCGCCCCCCTGCCTGGCCCCTCACTGTGGGCGGTGAGGCGGCCTTCCATTTCAATGGCCGCCAATGCGCAACTGTGCAGGCCAAAGCCGTGGCCTTCCTTACGCGTGGTAAAACCGTGGGCGAAGATGCGCGTCATGTTTTCCTCCGGAATACCTTCGCCTTCGTCCTTGACGCTGATTTGCAGGGTCTGGCCATCGACGACGGCAGCCTTCAGGGTCATGTTTCGCGCATGATTGGAAACCCCCGCCATGGCGTATTTGGCATTGCTGATCAGGTTGATCAGGATCAACAGCAAGCGGTGTTTGTCACCCATGATCCGCGGCACATCGCCGTATTCCTTGATCACCGTAACATGGTGACGGGTCAGGGCGCCCGAATTCATGCGCAAGGCATCTTCGAGCAGTTCGCTGACCACCAAGGGTTCCAGCAGGCTGTTGGCGCCGGCATAGGATTGCTGGGTGGAAACGATGTCCTTGATGTGGTCCACGCTCTTGCTCAACTGGGCCAGTTCGTCGGTCAGGCCCTGTTGCTCGAGCGCGATGGCCTCGACCAGTTGGTTGAGGTAACCGGGCAGCAGCTTGCCTTTGGCGTCTTCGGTGAGAAAGTGGCCGAGGTCATCGGCGTGTTCGTTGATCAGTTGCATCGCCTTGCCCAGC
This window encodes:
- a CDS encoding transglycosylase domain-containing protein; this translates as MGALWQTDSNEPVVPTERMEEAPLPQKKRRARHGWRAFWLLLLIIVVVVGLAVAKEMRTSRFQAQEISKYAASLSYSVQPGPSDAIIYPGAGPFDRRLGYSSLGEFLPRLLKRDYVIQAQARFSPALMDYVEKGLFVPYAEKIQAGLTITDCRAAPVYQFKYPQQLYANFDAIPPVVVQSLLFIENRFLLDPKQPLANPAVDWPRFAMAAWSQVAKLLSLPGQSAGGSTLATQLEKYRHSPEGLTVSGGEKIRQMISASVRAYQAGPQTLEARQRIIRDYLNSVPLSAVPGHGEVHGMAEGLRVWYGADFKRANERLSSAANDPKSLAEKGLALREMLSLMIAQRRPSHYLSKGHEELARLTDSHIRLLAQNGVIDAALSEAALASQVSYRDWVQDPTVQPNETNKGISAARSRLATLLNRPLYDLDRLDLSATSTLQSDLQAQATEYLKRLADPAFAAEIGLMGERLLTPTSTTQVRYSFTLLELTPDGSRVRVQTDSTDQPFDINEGSKLELGSTAKLRVLTTYLQIIAELHERYAEQTPAALKKADIAEQDRLSRWAVDYLIQNTDRSLPKMLEAALDRTYSASPGEAFFTGGGLHTFHNFRNEDNGRNPTLRDALRESINLPFIRLMRDLVRYATYAGPNNSSELLKDDKDPRRQEYLAQFADREGTSFLLRFWKKYQKKDTSQRLETFLDGMRPTAIRLAAVHRYFFPGDSQESFNLFVRSHLKSVKNPEKLTDERLERLYQSYGPGAYDLPDQGFIAKVHPLDLWLMGYLLNNPDAKFSQIVKASEFERQEVYSWLFKSRHKSARDSRIRTMLEIEAFLDIHQRWQKVGYPFDHLVPSLATAIGSSGDRPAALAELVGTILNDGIRQPALRVDSLDFAVDTPYETRLVSNPDNGKRVMPVEVARALRGALSQVVDAGTAKRVAGSFKLADGTPLAMGGKTGTGDNRIEAIGSGGRVISSKSINRTATFVFYIGDSHFGTLTAFVPGASAQNFKFTSALPVQVLKGMAPFLSPYLQPGSHTQCKPLVARQ
- a CDS encoding REP-associated tyrosine transposase, giving the protein MRPQRPNSHRLRHGRFSERGRGYLVTAVVHQRMPIFKDLRLGRLLIAEMRLAHEQGQVNSLAWVVMPDHLHWLVQLERAQLSRVMQTIKSRSTLTINRAMNRTGAFWQSGFHDCAIRDNQSLRPAADYITANPIRAGLVEHIGDYPHWDTAWI
- a CDS encoding amino acid permease yields the protein MAVGNHLPHGETAQGGPLKRELGERHIRLMALGACIGVGLFLGSAKAIEMAGPAIMLSYIIGGLAILVIMRALGEMAVHNPVAGSFSRYAQDYLGPLAGFLTGWNYWFLWLVTCVAEITAVAVYMGIWFPDVPRWIWALAALVSMGSINLIAVKAFGEFEFWFALIKIVTIIAMVIGGVGIIAFGFGNDGVALGISNLWTHGGFMPNGVQGVLMSLQMVMFAYLGVEMIGLTAGEAKNPQKTIPNAIGSVFWRILLFYVGALFVILSIYPWNEIGTQGSPFVMTFERLGIKTAAGIINFVVITAALSSCNGGIFSTGRMLYSLAQNGQAPAGFATTSANGVPRRALLLSIAALLLGVLLNYLVPEKVFVWVTSIATFGAIWTWVMILLAQLKFRKSLSASERAALKYRMWLYPVSSYLALAFLVLVVGLMAYFPDTRVALYVGPAFLVLLTVLFYVFKLQPTGETHGSVRSVS
- a CDS encoding glucosyltransferase domain-containing protein, with protein sequence MRITKVLSKKEVLLFFTVASFVYVYPIVHADYAYVDDSWREILAIDDWWRIHGRVLAEVVTKLMAFNNATINIFPLPLLIATFAFACAMTRLTLWYFPRPEWTACLVVLPLLCNPFFLGNISFQYDGPGMMLAVVAAVFSITCHVRNSYLRGCVSAILIAVLLSIYQLVITVFIGLCCMECLWNVRNGKPAQEVLREIGLRGLQLFFGGGFYYFTAFKLTSDRRGSLAEFDSHWLGEVVRKFKFSMEKVFELINAGNGFFSILMVIVAGVGYVLVIKNVLALAGGRGEKILVLGACLCVPPVLIVCVPGPMLFVLDPNLEARNYLGFSVVLFFLLLMSREVLGRAGLRMLLVIPVLAMYSFSYGYGQVLIAKKELETAMAMFIAYDIIATKEFLNSPVLYYIEPPINGKWLPKAQGAINYMPALRYLLSSSSMVLRPNTLPQYGINNVVSEGRAAFDAATAEGKTYRRVVDRKFYSFYVTESGDFIVMKDLTGSEGYIRGWWR
- a CDS encoding FMN-binding glutamate synthase family protein, which encodes MSLSLLSRYAFFAGCVIFTLVSLPFLQHDWLWPMALVTGLLSLLGLFDLLQSRHAVRRNYPILGNIRYLVEGIRPEIRQYLLESDSEALPFSRAQRSLVYSRAKNESADKPFGTLIDVYQTGFEFIGHSMRPAPLSDPSGFRVTVGGPQCTQPYSASVFNISAMSFGSLSANAIRALNQGAKLGNFAHDTGEGSISPYHREHGGDLTWELGSGYFGCRTSDGRFDPERFAAQAQNPQVRMIEIKMSQGAKPGHGGILPKHKVTREIAETRGILMGEDCVSPSRHSAFSTPIELMQFVQQLRELSGGKPVGFKFCLGHPWEFMGIAKAMLETGILPDFIVVDGKEGGTGAAPVEFTDHIGVPLREGLLFVHNTLVGLNLRDKIKLGASGKIVSAFDIASVLAIGADWANAARGFMFAIGCIQSQSCHTNKCPTGVATQDTLRQRALVVPDKAQRVYNFHRNTLKALAEMLAAAGLEHPSQLQPKHLVRRMSATEIKLFSQLHVFLKPGELLTGEVNGAFYSRMWQMARADSFEPEKIVAA